A genomic stretch from Haemophilus parainfluenzae ATCC 33392 includes:
- the metG gene encoding methionine--tRNA ligase, whose translation MTTQPRKILVTCALPYANGAIHLGHMLEHIQADIWVRFQRMRGNKIYFVCADDAHGTPIMLNADKLGITPEELIAKAKADHVRDFAGFNISFDNYHSTHSEENKQITAEIYNKLKAKDFIKTKVISQLFDPEKNMFLPDRFVKGTCPKCKAEDQYGDNCEVCASTYSPMDLINPRSAVSGATPIIKESEHFFFDLPAFEGMLKEWTRSGSLQPEIANKMQEWFESGLQQWDISRDAPYFGFEIPGAKDKFFYVWLDAPIGYMASFKNLCDREGIDFNEFWGENSDAELYHFIGKDIVYFHSLFWPAMLEGSEYRKPTNVFAHGYVTVDGAKMSKSRGTFIQASTYLNHIDPECLRYYYAAKLNDRIEDLDFNLEDFVQRVNTDIVNKLVNLASRNAGFIAKRFEGKLADKLEDEALFAEFTAQAEQIATYYESREYNKAIREIMTLTDKANKYIDEKAPWVIAKEDGKETELQAVCSMGIELFRVLMSYLKPVLPKLAERAEAFLQTELTWNNIAQPLLSHQLTPFKALFSRLEKKQIDAVVEETKALFAEANKATEKTAAKATALSNVEPIADTITIDDFAKIDMRVAKVLKCEAVPESNKLLRFELDLGDHTRQVFSGIKAAYNKPEELEGRFVIVVANLAPRKMKFGVSEGMILSAGTGGSDLFLLSADSGVTAGMQVK comes from the coding sequence ATGACAACTCAACCTCGTAAAATTTTAGTTACTTGTGCATTACCTTATGCAAATGGCGCCATTCATTTAGGGCACATGTTAGAACACATTCAAGCGGATATTTGGGTGCGTTTCCAACGTATGCGTGGCAATAAAATTTATTTTGTTTGTGCAGATGATGCGCATGGCACACCAATTATGCTTAATGCCGATAAATTAGGCATTACACCAGAAGAATTAATTGCAAAAGCAAAAGCGGATCACGTACGTGATTTTGCTGGTTTCAATATTAGTTTTGATAACTATCACTCTACTCACAGTGAAGAAAATAAACAGATCACCGCTGAGATTTACAATAAATTGAAAGCCAAAGACTTCATTAAAACAAAAGTGATTTCTCAGTTATTCGATCCTGAAAAGAACATGTTCTTACCAGATCGTTTCGTCAAAGGGACTTGCCCAAAATGTAAAGCTGAAGATCAATACGGTGATAACTGCGAAGTTTGTGCTTCGACTTATAGCCCGATGGATTTAATTAATCCTCGTTCAGCTGTATCAGGTGCAACACCAATCATCAAAGAATCTGAACATTTCTTCTTTGACTTGCCTGCTTTTGAAGGTATGTTAAAAGAATGGACTCGCTCTGGTTCACTTCAACCTGAAATTGCAAACAAAATGCAAGAATGGTTTGAAAGTGGTTTACAACAATGGGATATCTCTCGTGATGCACCTTATTTTGGTTTTGAAATTCCAGGTGCAAAAGATAAATTCTTCTATGTTTGGTTGGATGCGCCAATTGGCTATATGGCTTCTTTCAAAAATCTCTGCGATCGTGAAGGCATTGATTTTAATGAATTCTGGGGAGAAAACAGCGATGCTGAGCTTTATCACTTTATAGGTAAAGATATCGTGTATTTCCACAGCCTATTCTGGCCAGCAATGTTGGAAGGAAGCGAATACCGCAAACCAACCAATGTGTTTGCTCACGGTTATGTCACCGTAGATGGCGCCAAAATGTCAAAATCACGTGGTACATTTATCCAAGCTAGCACCTATTTAAACCATATTGATCCAGAATGTTTACGTTATTACTACGCAGCAAAATTAAACGATCGTATCGAAGATCTTGATTTCAATTTGGAAGATTTTGTTCAACGTGTCAATACGGATATCGTCAATAAACTAGTCAATTTAGCTTCTCGTAATGCTGGATTTATTGCGAAACGCTTTGAAGGCAAATTAGCAGATAAATTAGAAGACGAAGCACTTTTTGCTGAATTTACTGCACAAGCTGAACAAATCGCTACTTATTATGAAAGCCGCGAATATAACAAAGCAATTCGTGAAATCATGACATTAACCGATAAAGCCAATAAATATATCGATGAAAAAGCCCCTTGGGTCATTGCAAAAGAAGATGGCAAAGAGACAGAATTACAAGCGGTTTGCTCAATGGGTATCGAGCTTTTCCGTGTATTAATGTCTTACTTAAAACCGGTTCTCCCAAAACTGGCTGAACGTGCAGAAGCGTTCTTACAAACAGAACTAACTTGGAATAATATTGCACAGCCTTTATTAAGTCATCAACTTACTCCATTTAAAGCGCTTTTCTCTCGTTTAGAGAAAAAACAAATTGATGCTGTTGTAGAAGAAACTAAAGCACTTTTCGCCGAAGCAAACAAAGCGACAGAAAAAACAGCGGCAAAAGCGACCGCACTTTCAAATGTTGAACCAATTGCTGACACTATTACCATTGATGATTTTGCTAAAATCGATATGCGTGTGGCAAAAGTACTGAAATGCGAAGCAGTACCAGAATCAAATAAACTCTTACGTTTTGAATTAGATTTAGGTGACCATACTCGCCAAGTGTTCTCTGGTATTAAAGCTGCTTACAACAAACCTGAAGAATTAGAAGGTCGTTTTGTTATTGTGGTTGCAAACCTTGCACCGCGTAAAATGAAATTCGGCGTATCAGAAGGGATGATTCTTTCTGCTGGTACCGGCGGAAGTGATTTATTCTTACTTTCAGCTGATAGCGGTGTAACTGCCGGTATGCAAGTAAAATAA
- the apbC gene encoding iron-sulfur cluster carrier protein ApbC — MATAFSENLTAEQQSQVLQVFQQFQHPSLQKDLIALNTLKKVEKGCDVLRIELQLPFAWNTGVEQVKQQLSDALLKATDSKEIKWVVNYQIATLKRANNQPAVKGVKNIIAVTSGKGGVGKSSVSVNLALALQAQGARVGILDADIYGPSVPHMLGAPHQRPTSPDNQHITPIKAHGLSANSIGFLMDEDNATIWRGPMASSALSQLLNETLWDSLDYLVIDMPPGTGDIQLTLSQQIPVTGAVVVTTPQDIALLDAVKGVSMFERVSVPVLGIVENMSMHICSNCGHHEAIFGTGGAEKMAQKYNVKVLGQLPLNIQVRQDLDAGKPTVVAAPDSEIAKSFLDLAEKVSTELYWQGSVIPSEILFREVK; from the coding sequence ATGGCAACTGCTTTTTCTGAAAATTTAACGGCAGAACAACAATCTCAAGTTCTGCAAGTTTTCCAACAATTTCAACATCCAAGTTTGCAAAAAGACTTAATCGCATTAAATACTTTGAAGAAAGTTGAAAAAGGCTGTGACGTATTACGTATTGAATTACAATTGCCTTTTGCATGGAACACTGGCGTGGAGCAAGTGAAACAGCAACTTTCTGATGCCTTATTAAAAGCAACAGATAGTAAAGAAATCAAATGGGTGGTGAATTATCAAATCGCAACGTTAAAACGTGCGAATAATCAACCCGCTGTAAAAGGCGTGAAGAACATCATCGCGGTGACTTCGGGTAAAGGCGGAGTAGGGAAATCCTCGGTTTCTGTGAATCTTGCGCTTGCTTTACAAGCTCAAGGTGCTCGCGTGGGGATTTTAGACGCGGATATTTATGGCCCATCTGTTCCGCATATGTTAGGCGCCCCACATCAACGCCCAACTTCACCAGATAACCAACATATCACACCGATTAAAGCACATGGTTTATCTGCAAACTCGATCGGTTTCTTAATGGATGAAGATAATGCAACTATTTGGCGTGGTCCAATGGCAAGTAGTGCATTAAGTCAGCTTTTAAATGAAACATTATGGGATAGCTTAGATTACTTAGTGATCGATATGCCACCGGGTACAGGTGATATCCAATTGACCCTTTCACAACAAATCCCTGTAACGGGTGCGGTAGTGGTCACAACACCACAAGATATTGCGTTATTAGATGCGGTGAAAGGTGTATCGATGTTTGAACGTGTGTCAGTACCAGTGTTAGGTATTGTGGAAAATATGTCTATGCATATTTGTAGCAATTGCGGCCATCACGAAGCGATTTTCGGCACTGGTGGTGCAGAGAAAATGGCACAAAAATACAATGTGAAAGTATTAGGTCAGTTACCGTTGAATATCCAAGTTCGTCAAGATTTGGATGCAGGTAAACCGACCGTAGTTGCTGCACCAGACAGTGAAATTGCGAAATCTTTCTTAGATTTAGCAGAGAAAGTATCAACTGAGCTTTACTGGCAAGGTTCTGTGATTCCAAGCGAGATTTTATTCCGCGAAGTGAAATAA
- a CDS encoding histidine phosphatase family protein — protein sequence MKKQLTFYFIRHGKTVWNTEGLMQGHGDSPLTEEGVNGAKKTGVALNHIPFIAAYSSILNRTIATASHIIGERDIPLFHHQGLNEQYFGSWEGKVVDTLREHPEFKQLIKDPANYKAQANGGETFEQLGERAMKALQDIIKIHDQGNILIVSHGHTLRLLLALLNGATWQNHRDEDKSVSLINTSISVVHYDDENGFRIEKINDADHLK from the coding sequence ATGAAAAAACAACTGACTTTTTATTTCATTCGCCACGGTAAAACTGTTTGGAATACGGAAGGTTTAATGCAAGGTCATGGCGATTCCCCTTTAACAGAAGAAGGTGTTAATGGTGCGAAAAAAACAGGTGTGGCACTTAATCATATTCCTTTCATTGCTGCTTATTCCAGCATATTAAACCGCACTATCGCAACCGCCTCTCATATTATTGGTGAAAGAGATATTCCCCTTTTCCATCACCAAGGTTTAAATGAACAATATTTTGGTTCTTGGGAAGGCAAAGTTGTTGATACGTTAAGAGAACACCCGGAATTTAAACAACTTATTAAAGATCCTGCCAATTACAAAGCTCAAGCGAATGGCGGAGAAACGTTTGAACAATTAGGCGAACGTGCCATGAAAGCATTGCAGGATATTATTAAGATCCACGATCAAGGTAATATTCTCATTGTGTCACATGGCCATACCTTGCGTTTATTGCTTGCCTTATTAAACGGTGCAACGTGGCAAAATCACCGTGATGAAGATAAATCGGTATCGCTCATTAATACCTCAATAAGTGTTGTACATTATGACGATGAGAATGGTTTTCGCATTGAGAAAATAAATGATGCAGATCATTTAAAATAA
- the tdeA gene encoding toxin/drug exporter TdeA translates to MLKMKKLTLAIAMATALAGCANIGDSYKASQQDYQNYAEITKQFNVKENWWALYNDSQLNRVVEQALVNNKDLAKASIAVNRALYNANLAGANLIPAFSGSTQSSAGKNLKTGGNSTISHKGALNVSYTLDLWQRLADTADAAEWSHKATAEDLEATKLSLINSVVTTYYQIAYFNDAISTTQESIKYYNDISSIMQRRLSQGVADSASVDQAQQAVLNARNNLINYQTQRKTAEQTLRNLLNLKPEEALNINFPHILNVKNVGVNLNVPVSVIANRPDVKGYQYRLSSAFKNAKATEKGWFPEMTLGGSLTSSGTKVGNTLHNPVGTGLIGISLPFLNWNTVKWNVKISEADYETARLNYEQSITKALNDVDTNYFAYTQAQSAFANLQKTHSYNQRITKYYRDRYNAGVSELREWLAAANTEKSSQLSILNAKYNIIQAENAVYSSMAGYYSR, encoded by the coding sequence ATGTTAAAAATGAAAAAATTAACCTTAGCAATCGCGATGGCAACTGCTCTAGCAGGTTGTGCTAACATCGGCGATTCTTATAAAGCGAGCCAGCAGGATTACCAAAATTATGCGGAAATCACCAAACAATTTAATGTAAAAGAAAACTGGTGGGCACTTTACAATGATTCACAATTAAATCGTGTGGTAGAACAAGCATTAGTTAATAACAAAGATTTAGCCAAAGCGTCTATTGCCGTAAACCGTGCTCTATATAATGCAAACCTTGCAGGCGCGAATTTAATTCCGGCATTTAGCGGTTCAACCCAATCTTCTGCGGGTAAAAATCTGAAAACTGGTGGCAACTCAACCATCAGTCATAAAGGTGCATTAAATGTGAGTTATACGTTAGATCTATGGCAACGTTTAGCGGATACCGCTGATGCAGCTGAATGGTCACACAAGGCAACGGCTGAAGATTTAGAAGCAACAAAACTTTCACTCATCAACTCTGTTGTAACAACCTATTATCAAATTGCCTACTTTAATGATGCAATCAGCACCACGCAAGAAAGCATTAAATACTACAACGACATTAGCAGCATTATGCAACGCCGTTTATCACAAGGTGTGGCTGACAGCGCAAGTGTGGATCAAGCACAACAAGCGGTATTGAACGCACGTAACAACTTGATCAACTATCAAACGCAACGTAAAACAGCGGAACAAACTTTACGTAACTTACTGAACTTAAAACCGGAAGAAGCATTAAATATCAACTTCCCACACATTCTTAATGTGAAAAACGTGGGCGTGAATTTAAATGTACCCGTTTCTGTGATTGCGAATCGTCCTGATGTAAAAGGCTATCAATATCGCTTAAGCAGTGCATTCAAAAATGCCAAAGCAACCGAAAAAGGCTGGTTCCCTGAAATGACTTTAGGTGGTAGCTTAACATCAAGTGGTACTAAAGTTGGTAATACATTGCACAATCCAGTGGGTACCGGGTTAATCGGCATTAGCCTGCCATTCCTCAACTGGAATACGGTGAAATGGAACGTGAAAATCTCTGAGGCAGATTATGAAACTGCACGTTTAAACTATGAGCAAAGCATTACTAAAGCCTTGAACGATGTAGATACCAACTACTTCGCCTACACACAAGCACAAAGTGCCTTTGCTAACTTGCAAAAAACACACAGCTATAACCAACGTATCACCAAATACTATCGTGATCGTTACAATGCTGGTGTATCTGAATTACGTGAATGGCTTGCAGCGGCAAACACAGAGAAAAGCTCTCAACTTTCTATCTTGAATGCGAAATACAACATCATTCAAGCAGAAAATGCCGTATATAGTTCAATGGCAGGTTATTACTCCCGTTAA
- a CDS encoding MacB family efflux pump subunit, with amino-acid sequence MNIIEIKDLNRYFGEGENRVHILKNISLNIEKGDFVAIIGQSGSGKSTLMNIIGCLDTATSGSYKINGKETIELSKDQLSDLRSQKFGFIFQRYNLLSSLTAAENVALPAIYAGMSQEKRLSRAKQLLEKLGLGDKWQNKPSQLSGGQQQRVSIARALMNGGEIILADEPTGALDSQSGQNVMEILHQLHAEGHTIIMVTHDREIAASANRVIEIKDGEIIGDTQKKAVKSAVENQTKSKPNFGFSKDQFVEAFRMSVSAIIAHKMRSLLTMLGIIIGITSVVSVVALGNGSQQKILENIKGIGTSTMTIFNGTGFGDRRAEQMQNLTINDATALNQQSYVQSVTPNSSSSGTLIYGNQTFSSTSLKGVGEQYFDVDGLKLKSGNLFSAQDVADNNQVALIDESAKKSIFPDENPIGKIVMFNKRPLRIIGVVSDKQMGGASSSLNLYAPYTTVMNRISGSKKIGSITVKVDDSVNTTVAEKGITELLTMRHGKKDFFIMNSDTIKQTVESTTGTMKLLISSIAFISLIVGGIGVMNIMLVSVTERTKEIGVRMAIGARQFNILQQFLIEAVLICLIGGVTGILLSGLIGLLFNVFMTDFTMAFSTGSIVAAVVFSTLIGVIFGYMPAKRAAQLDPITALARE; translated from the coding sequence ATGAATATTATTGAAATTAAGGATCTCAACCGTTACTTCGGTGAAGGCGAAAATCGTGTTCATATTTTAAAGAATATCTCTTTAAATATAGAAAAAGGCGATTTCGTCGCGATTATTGGGCAATCAGGTTCCGGTAAATCGACCTTGATGAATATCATCGGATGCTTGGATACGGCAACCAGTGGCTCTTACAAAATCAATGGCAAAGAAACCATTGAATTAAGCAAAGATCAGCTGTCAGATTTACGTAGCCAAAAATTCGGCTTTATTTTCCAACGCTATAACTTATTGTCGAGCTTGACCGCAGCAGAAAACGTCGCCTTGCCTGCAATTTATGCGGGGATGTCGCAAGAAAAACGTCTTTCTCGTGCAAAACAACTGTTAGAAAAATTAGGCTTAGGCGATAAATGGCAAAATAAACCCAGCCAGCTTTCAGGTGGTCAGCAACAACGTGTGAGTATTGCGCGAGCATTAATGAATGGTGGCGAAATTATTTTAGCCGATGAACCTACTGGTGCATTGGATTCACAAAGTGGCCAAAATGTAATGGAAATTCTGCATCAATTACACGCAGAAGGCCACACTATTATTATGGTAACCCACGACAGAGAAATTGCCGCCAGTGCGAATCGCGTGATTGAAATTAAAGATGGCGAAATCATTGGTGATACACAAAAAAAAGCGGTAAAAAGTGCGGTCGAAAATCAAACCAAATCTAAACCGAACTTTGGGTTTAGCAAAGATCAATTTGTCGAAGCCTTTCGTATGTCTGTGAGTGCCATTATCGCCCATAAAATGCGTTCTCTTTTAACCATGCTGGGGATTATTATCGGGATTACTTCTGTGGTTTCTGTCGTGGCATTGGGAAATGGTTCACAGCAAAAAATCTTAGAGAATATCAAAGGTATTGGTACAAGTACCATGACCATCTTTAATGGTACAGGCTTTGGTGATCGTCGTGCTGAACAAATGCAGAATCTCACAATTAATGATGCCACTGCCTTAAATCAACAAAGCTATGTACAAAGTGTCACGCCAAATAGCTCATCAAGTGGCACATTAATTTATGGTAACCAGACTTTCTCCTCGACCAGTTTAAAAGGTGTAGGCGAACAATATTTTGATGTAGATGGCTTAAAACTAAAATCCGGTAATTTATTTTCTGCTCAAGATGTTGCTGATAACAACCAAGTAGCCTTAATCGATGAAAGTGCGAAAAAATCGATTTTCCCGGATGAAAATCCTATCGGCAAAATTGTAATGTTTAATAAACGTCCATTACGTATTATTGGCGTGGTATCTGATAAACAAATGGGCGGGGCAAGCAGTTCACTTAATCTCTATGCCCCTTATACCACCGTGATGAATCGTATTTCGGGCAGTAAAAAAATTGGCTCGATTACCGTAAAAGTAGATGATTCCGTGAATACTACTGTCGCTGAAAAAGGAATTACTGAATTGCTTACCATGCGTCATGGTAAAAAAGATTTCTTTATCATGAATAGCGATACCATTAAACAAACCGTTGAAAGCACAACAGGCACGATGAAATTGCTCATTTCCTCTATTGCCTTTATTTCATTGATTGTAGGCGGTATTGGGGTAATGAATATTATGTTGGTTTCTGTTACTGAACGAACTAAAGAAATTGGCGTGCGCATGGCTATTGGTGCGAGACAATTTAACATTCTGCAACAATTTTTAATTGAAGCCGTGCTGATTTGTTTAATTGGTGGCGTGACGGGTATTCTACTTTCGGGTTTAATCGGTCTGCTATTTAACGTATTTATGACTGACTTTACGATGGCATTCTCAACTGGCTCAATTGTTGCAGCGGTGGTCTTCTCTACCCTGATTGGTGTGATCTTCGGCTATATGCCGGCAAAACGTGCAGCACAATTAGATCCAATTACCGCCCTTGCGAGAGAATAA
- a CDS encoding efflux RND transporter periplasmic adaptor subunit: MKKRFFILIGLAVAAGAAYYFFSSNNKQETTYLTESVTRGNVEKTVIASGSVESVNEVDVGAQASGKITKLYAKLGQEIKKGEMIADIDSTTQINTLNTKKAALVSYQAQLKAKKTAYDIALSSYNRLSKLYLQKATSLDSVNTAKSTLDNAKAEMEAIEANIKQAEIEVNTAETNVGYTKITAPMDGTVISVPVSEGQTVNANQTAPTIVTIADLSKMKIKPEISEGDITKVKAGQEVSFTILSDSQTVYHSVIDSVDPANTTTSDSSSTSSSTSSSSSSTTSAIYYYANVLIDNPDRTLRIGMTTENNIKIANAKDVLLVSNMAIQKRDGKSFVNVLNDKNQPEPREVEIGVQNDFKTEIKSGLNEGEKVIVSQVANGEQVGSMPRGPRMF; the protein is encoded by the coding sequence ATGAAAAAACGCTTTTTTATTTTAATCGGATTAGCCGTTGCTGCTGGCGCAGCTTATTATTTTTTCTCAAGCAATAACAAACAAGAAACCACCTATCTGACGGAATCCGTTACCCGTGGTAATGTGGAAAAAACAGTGATCGCCTCTGGTTCAGTTGAAAGCGTGAATGAAGTTGATGTTGGTGCCCAAGCTTCGGGTAAAATTACCAAACTCTATGCCAAATTAGGGCAAGAGATCAAAAAAGGTGAAATGATCGCGGATATTGATTCCACAACTCAAATTAATACCTTAAATACCAAAAAGGCCGCATTAGTTAGCTACCAAGCTCAATTAAAAGCGAAGAAAACCGCTTATGATATTGCCCTTTCAAGTTATAACCGCTTATCAAAACTTTATTTGCAAAAAGCGACGTCTTTAGATAGTGTAAATACCGCAAAAAGCACCCTTGATAATGCGAAAGCTGAAATGGAAGCCATTGAAGCTAATATCAAACAAGCTGAAATTGAAGTGAATACCGCAGAAACCAATGTGGGTTACACCAAAATCACCGCACCAATGGACGGTACTGTTATTTCCGTGCCCGTTTCTGAAGGTCAAACCGTTAATGCCAACCAAACGGCTCCAACGATTGTAACTATTGCTGATTTAAGCAAAATGAAAATTAAGCCTGAAATTTCAGAAGGCGACATCACCAAAGTGAAAGCAGGTCAAGAAGTGAGTTTTACTATTTTATCGGATAGCCAAACCGTGTATCACTCTGTCATTGATTCGGTTGATCCAGCCAATACCACAACAAGTGATAGTTCTTCAACATCATCTTCGACAAGTTCAAGTAGCAGCTCAACGACCAGTGCGATCTACTATTACGCCAATGTTTTGATTGATAACCCTGATCGTACTTTACGCATCGGAATGACGACAGAAAACAACATCAAAATTGCCAACGCGAAAGATGTGTTATTAGTTTCCAATATGGCTATCCAAAAACGTGATGGCAAAAGCTTTGTCAATGTATTGAATGATAAAAATCAACCTGAGCCGCGTGAAGTTGAAATCGGTGTTCAAAATGATTTCAAAACTGAAATCAAATCGGGTTTAAACGAAGGTGAAAAAGTCATCGTGTCGCAAGTTGCGAATGGTGAACAAGTTGGCTCTATGCCTCGTGGTCCAAGAATGTTCTAA
- the glnS gene encoding glutamine--tRNA ligase, which produces MSNTEHTLENAENTRTHNFITQIIDEDLASGKHKSVHTRFPPEPNGYLHIGHAKSICLNFGLAKEYNGLCNLRFDDTNPVKEDVEYVDSIKADVKWLGFKWEGEPRYASDYFDALYGYAIELIEKGLAYVDELSPDQMREYRGTLTEPGKNSPYRDRSVEENLALFERMKNGEFAEGTLSLRAKIDMASPFMVMRDPVLYRIKFASHHQTGDKWCIYPMYDFTHCISDAIERITHSLCTLEFQDNRRLYDWVLENISIERPLPHQYEFSRLNLEGTLTSKRKLLKLVNDGIVDGWNDPRMPTISGLRRRGYTPASLREFCRRIGVTKQDNVVEYSALEACIREDLNENAPRAMAVIDPVRVVIENFEGEETLTAPNHPNRPELGERQLPFTKELYIDRADFREEANKQYKRLVLGKEVRLRNAYVIKAERVEKDANGEITTIFCTYDPETLGKNPSDGRKVKGVIHWVSAVHNYPAEFRLYERLFTVPNPGAAEDIESVLNPTSLVVKHGFVEQSLANAEPEKGYQFEREGYFCADNKDSRPEHLVFNLTVSLKEGF; this is translated from the coding sequence ATGAGCAATACAGAACACACTCTAGAAAATGCGGAAAATACCCGCACACACAATTTCATTACTCAAATTATTGATGAAGATTTAGCTTCGGGTAAACACAAAAGTGTTCATACTCGTTTCCCACCTGAGCCAAATGGCTATTTGCATATTGGCCACGCAAAATCGATTTGCTTAAACTTTGGCTTAGCAAAAGAGTATAACGGTTTATGTAACCTACGTTTTGATGATACCAATCCGGTGAAAGAAGACGTGGAATATGTGGATTCCATTAAAGCCGATGTGAAATGGTTAGGTTTTAAATGGGAAGGTGAACCGCGTTATGCATCTGATTACTTCGATGCACTTTATGGCTATGCGATTGAGTTAATCGAAAAAGGTTTAGCCTATGTTGATGAACTTTCACCAGACCAAATGCGTGAATATCGTGGTACATTAACTGAGCCAGGTAAAAACAGCCCATATCGTGATCGTAGTGTCGAAGAAAACTTAGCGTTATTTGAAAGAATGAAAAACGGTGAGTTTGCCGAAGGGACATTAAGTCTTCGTGCGAAAATCGACATGGCTTCACCATTTATGGTCATGCGTGACCCTGTGCTTTATCGTATTAAATTTGCGAGCCATCACCAAACTGGTGATAAATGGTGCATTTACCCAATGTACGATTTCACTCACTGTATCTCTGATGCGATTGAGCGTATTACACACTCTCTATGTACATTAGAATTCCAAGACAACCGTCGTTTATATGACTGGGTGTTGGAAAATATCAGTATTGAACGTCCATTACCGCATCAATATGAATTCTCTCGTTTAAATTTAGAAGGTACGTTAACGTCTAAACGGAAATTATTGAAATTAGTGAACGACGGTATTGTAGATGGTTGGAATGACCCGCGTATGCCAACCATTTCAGGTTTACGTCGTCGCGGTTATACACCGGCTTCGTTACGTGAATTTTGCCGTCGTATCGGTGTGACTAAACAAGATAACGTCGTAGAGTATTCTGCACTTGAAGCATGCATTCGAGAAGATTTAAATGAAAACGCGCCACGTGCAATGGCGGTGATTGATCCTGTTCGCGTAGTGATTGAAAACTTTGAAGGCGAAGAAACCTTAACGGCGCCAAATCACCCGAATCGTCCTGAATTAGGTGAGCGTCAATTACCGTTTACGAAAGAGCTTTATATTGATCGTGCAGACTTTCGTGAAGAAGCAAACAAACAATATAAACGTTTAGTATTAGGTAAAGAAGTGCGTTTGCGTAACGCCTACGTGATTAAAGCTGAACGTGTCGAAAAAGATGCAAATGGTGAAATCACCACCATCTTCTGTACTTACGATCCAGAAACCTTAGGTAAAAATCCATCCGATGGTCGTAAAGTGAAAGGGGTTATTCACTGGGTATCTGCAGTGCATAATTATCCGGCAGAGTTTCGTTTATACGAGCGTCTTTTCACTGTACCAAATCCAGGTGCAGCAGAAGACATCGAAAGCGTGTTAAATCCAACCTCTTTAGTGGTGAAACACGGTTTTGTAGAACAAAGCCTTGCAAATGCAGAACCAGAAAAAGGTTACCAATTTGAACGCGAAGGTTATTTCTGTGCGGATAACAAAGACAGCCGCCCAGAGCACTTAGTGTTTAACTTAACCGTGAGCTTAAAAGAAGGCTTCTAA
- a CDS encoding YcgN family cysteine cluster protein, producing MQFESHFWQTKSLLEMTESEWEALCDGCGKCCYRKYIQGRGKREKLYYTRIACNLLDVETGKCRNYPERFKIESDCTKLTKKNLPDFGWLPNTCAYRLLYEGKPLPEWHPLISGDPNSVKNAGILIPDGVHEEDVIDWFEFVIETE from the coding sequence ATGCAATTTGAATCTCATTTTTGGCAAACAAAATCGCTCCTTGAAATGACGGAATCCGAATGGGAAGCCCTATGTGATGGCTGCGGGAAATGCTGTTATCGGAAATATATTCAAGGGCGGGGCAAGCGTGAAAAACTCTATTACACGCGCATTGCTTGCAATCTATTAGATGTGGAAACAGGGAAGTGTCGTAATTATCCTGAACGTTTTAAAATCGAAAGTGATTGTACGAAATTAACCAAAAAGAATTTGCCTGATTTTGGTTGGCTGCCGAATACCTGTGCCTATCGTTTATTGTATGAAGGTAAACCTTTGCCCGAATGGCATCCCTTAATCAGCGGTGATCCTAATTCAGTGAAAAATGCAGGTATTTTAATTCCAGATGGCGTGCACGAAGAAGATGTCATTGATTGGTTTGAATTTGTCATTGAAACTGAATAA
- a CDS encoding 4-alpha-glucanotransferase — MSLSLKQSAKKLGISFSHYDIGGHLIDASPTSIDYFIEQLQFPPNIGQNQPFQHVICAFENEPIHGDLIAFSSPPDASLRYQLLDEQNQIQFEKTIPYSTALSFIACFVFYLSSFNAFCRSTNEKIQSVVNNQAYKA; from the coding sequence ATGTCCTTATCACTTAAACAATCTGCTAAAAAACTTGGCATTTCGTTTTCCCATTATGATATTGGTGGGCATTTGATTGATGCATCGCCAACCAGTATTGATTATTTTATCGAGCAGTTGCAATTTCCGCCGAATATTGGACAAAATCAGCCGTTCCAACATGTCATATGTGCCTTTGAAAATGAACCCATTCATGGTGATTTAATCGCGTTTTCTTCTCCTCCTGATGCTTCTTTGCGTTATCAATTGCTCGACGAGCAAAACCAAATTCAGTTTGAAAAAACCATTCCATATTCAACCGCACTTTCATTCATTGCCTGCTTTGTCTTTTATCTATCATCGTTTAATGCTTTTTGTCGCTCAACAAACGAGAAAATACAATCGGTTGTAAATAATCAAGCTTACAAAGCATAA